In Microbacterium enclense, the DNA window CCCGCGGTCTTTAGCAAGACCCCGTCGGACGGTCGAGGAGACGCTAACACCGTCTCCCACCTACGCCGCAATGGCGTTCCTATCCCGCACAAGGGACAGAAAAAGTAGACAGAAGGAATCCCGAAAATGACTAGCTTCACTGTGGACGTGACCACCGCACCCGTCGTCGACGACGACTGGTCGGTCCATTACGCCGCGATCGACGCTGTTCCCGGTGCCTTCCTCGTTGCGGATGAGGAAGAGCCGCACATCATTTTTCCGGTTGACGCTGACTCCCCGCTCAAGGCGGCGACCTTTGTTGAAGGACTGTCGCAGGTCGTTGGTTTCGAGGTGCTCAGCGGAACTGTTGAGCTGACGCCCGACATCGACTTTGATATGCCCGAGGACGACGCCCCCGCAGCGGAGCCGACCAGGACGACCACCGCCGTTCGCGAGTGGCTCGATGCCATCCCGCCGATGCGCGCCTCGGGTTCGCTCGCAATCGCCTAGAAGAACGGGTGGCTCGAGGGGGCGTCGCGGAACTGTTCCGCGACGCCCCTTCTCATGCTCGCGGGTGGGTGCTCTAGCCGAGCTTCACCCCTAGGGCCGTGCGTGCCTCCACGATGTACGCGCGGCGGGCCTCGATTCGAGCAACGCTCGTACGGCGACTCTCGCCCCGATAGTTGCCGTCTACGTAGACCGCGTCGTGAAACCTGGTCGCTGCCTCGTAGAGCTTGTCCGGCCCGAGCAATTGGCATATCGCTACCGCACGCCTGATCTCTTCCAGTGCGTCTGCGTCCACGGGGTCTTCGGGTGCTTTTGCGATTAGCAACCCCATCATTCGGTCGGTTGCAAGAAGTTGATCGGTGTAGGCCCGCAGGCGTTCCGCTCGGAGCCAACGCGCCATTTCTCCTCGACGCTGTATGGACGCTCCGAGGAGACCGGCGAGGATCGTGAGCACGACTCCCGCGAGGGGAAGCAACGCCGCAAGCGAGGGGTCCACAACTGGGACTCTAGCGTTCGACCTCTCGCAGGAATCGGGAGATAGGCGCATCCAGACGGAGAGAGCGGGCAAGAAGCGGGTGACCTCCCACGCCAGGTGTGTGGATCGCGATGACCAAATCCAAGGCCACATCGGTCTCCTCGCTTTGCCTCATCCATCGGGTCAGCGGAACGTGCTCGGTGGTTCTGCGATCGAGCGCTGCCTCCGCGCGTACGTAGGCAGCGAGAGCGGCCGTGAAACCCGCGGCATCACCGTCCTTCGCAAGCTCCGCGACGCTCCCATCCGCCTTGGCGAGCGCGACCTCGGCCTCAAAGATGCGCCGCTCCCGCTCCTCCTCCCGCTGCGCGGTAAGGCGCTCGGCGCGCTTCGCGTCGTAGGACCGCACGCGGGCTTTCAGCGTCGCCGGGTGTAAGCGACGGCCTAGCCCTCCATCCTCGATCGGTTGCGCTGAGAGGTCGCTCGCTGCCTGTCGATCGCCGCGGGCGTAGAGGTGCGCCCAGCGCTCTTCGATGAGCACCCGGGCGACGAGCTCGTGGCGAGCATTCATGCTGTCTCCTACCGAAAGCGCCCCGCCGGCCGAGGCTAGCGGGGCGCTCTGTCTCTGCGCTCAGGTACGGACGAGCAGATGCACCGTCGTGAGGTGCCCCGCGGCCTGGCTGTAGCTGCTGGCAATGTTCTCGATGCTCACGCCGTGCGAGTTGGTCGCGGACGAATTGACGGCCTTCGCCGCCGCCAGCTTGACGGCGTCGAGGTCGACGGCATTCTGGGGCTGAGGAACGGTCTGGACGTTCGTCGTAAGGGGCATGTTTTCTCCTTCGTTGGGGTGGGTTTCTCGGGGGCTTAGACGCCGGTCAGCGACGGGGCGTCTGCACGCGGACGTGCACGCGGCGATGGCTCCGCGCCGCCTCTGCCGCCTGGCCGGCGTTGGTGAAGGGACCGGCGACGTATCCGCACCGATCGCAGGCGACGAGGTCGCCGGTGTCGGTGCTCTTGTCGACGCGACAGGACATCAGCGCGCGAAGCCCTCGCGGATGAGGCGCCGCTTCCGCTCGCGCTCCGTCTCCTCGCCGGGATCAATGTCGAGCGCCGCGCGAGACTGCCGCACGGACGACGACTCGCCGTTGCGAGGCGCCCCCGCGCGGATCGCCATCGCCGCCTGACGCTCGGATGTGGACGCGCTGCCGTTGTCGCCGTCGTCGAGGTCAACCTCGGGCGTGCGCCCGGTCGCCATGTCCGCCTGACGCTGCGACGTGCTGCGACGAGCCGCCAGCGCGTCGAGAAGCTGCGCCTCGCGCTTGAGGAGCTTCCGCTCTTCCCTTGTGGTCATCGTCGTGCTCCTGTCTGCTGAGGCTGGGTGAGTCGGGTGTGGGCGACGTTCGCCCAAGGGAAATGCACAGTCCCCCACTTGATCGAGGGGTGCAGCGCGGGACCGGAGTCCCCGAGCGTGATCCCTCGCTTGTCGGTGCCGGTCAGCGTGCCGACCGTCTGCATTCCGTCGCGAGGCGTCGCCACCACCTCCCGGCCGATCCAGTCGTCGATCATCTGTCGTCCTTCCTCGGTGCGGCGGATGCCGCGATAGGCCGTCGCAAGCGCCTCCCAGCGCTGCGCATCGGCATTGTCGATCTCGCCCCGGACAGCGGCGACCACAGCGGCCCGCCAGACGTCGAAAGGGGTAGGTGCGGTCATCGTTCGGCCTCGCGCGTACTGGCCGCACGCGTGGCGCGTAGGGAGGCGACGTCGACCAGCACACCGAGCAACGCGATCGTGTCGCCCTCTCGGCGCTCGAGGACGTCGACCGCTTGCCGCGTGATCTCGTCGTAGAGCTCGTCGAGGGTCCACGAGCGGCTATCGGGTTCGCCGAAGTCGCGGTCGATGGGGGTGCTCACCCCTCGACTCCCGCACTGCTTTTGATCGCCGCCTTACGTTCCGCTGCCTGCTCGTCGGCGCGCGCGATCCACCGAGCGAGCCAACCGAGCGACCGCTCGAGCTCGCCAGCGGCGACACTCGCGAGCACGTTCGGGTAGCCGCTGTCGTCGAAGTCGTCAGACGCCTCCCGCGGCGCCGCATTCGCCGGGACGGGCATGCCAACGGCGAGCTCGGAGGCACCCGCCATGACGGCGAGAGCGGCGTCCAGCCGCGTCTGGGCACCTCGCGTCATTTCGAGCGCCGTCGAGAGACGGAGCGAGCAATCGGTTGCCTGGTCGCGGGCGACCTTGCGGAGCGCGTCGAGGTTCTCGCTGAGCGCGGTCTGGTAATCGGCGTGCGAGCGGCTGAGAAAGCTGCTTGCGGACAGCGTCTCAAGCTCGAGATCCTTGAGCGCCTGGGTTACGGTCGCCTTCTTCTCGCGACTGGCAGCCACGTCGAAGCGCTCTCCCGCGGCCCCCGCGACGATCGCCTCGGCCTGAGCGAGCTCGTCGAAACGCTCGACGGCGACGCGGGCCGAGTCGCGGCGGCGCTTGACGTCGTCATAGGCGTCCAGCGCCTCGACGACGGCTGCGCGCGCCTTCTCGATGGCGGGGACACCCGAGCCCCGAATGAGCGCCACACGGGTGTACCCGTAGCCCTGGGCGGGGGTGTAGCCGACATTGTCGATCGTCATACCAGTCATGCGGTCTTCTCCTCTGTGGTGATGGGGTAGGTCTTGATCTGGCGCGGCATGGAGAGCCACGTACTCCGGCCCTTGATGCTGCTGCTGAGGCGACGGGACGAGATGAGGTCGCCGACGTAGGTCTGTGCCGTGCTTCTGCCGCCAGCGACGCCCCACTCGACGAGGTCGTTGACGAACTCCGTGCGGGTGACGCCGTCGTCGCCGTAGGCGCGTCGGAAGTGTGCGAGCGCTTCCTCGATGCGCGCCGCCTGGATGCCCGAAGGCTCACCGTCTCCGGGGGCGATCGCCTCGAGGATGAGAGTGTCGTGTTCCTCGACCGGCTTCGCTCGGAGGCGGGTGATCTCGCCCTCGGCGCCGTCTTTCTGTTTGATTGCCGAGAGCGTCAGCATCCCCGCCTCGCCCTCGAGCTTGAGCATCGTGTCGACGTTGCCCTCAAGGGCGCTCGAGCCTCGGTAGTCGCCCGATTTCCCGCTGTGGTGAACGAGCAGGACAGTCGTGTTGCCGTCCCCTGCACGCTTGATGCGCTCGGCGGCGCTGGTGACTCGTGTCATGGCCGTGGCGTCGTTCTCTTCGGCTCCGCCCGCGACCTTGACGAGGGTGTCGAGGATGACGAACCGGAAGCCGCGCTCAGCGACGAGCTCCACGAGCTCCTCGACGTCGCCGTCGCTCGTGAGGTTGATGGGGGCCGGGTAGATGAAGAAGTCCGGGATCGGCTTGCCCTTGTTGAACCGCCAGGCGAGGGCTGCTATGCGCTTCTGCATGCCGGCGACGCCCTCGGCCGCGACGTACAGGACCGGACCAGGATCGACCGGGCGACCTGCCCACGAATGCCCGAGAGCGACACACGCCGCCATCCACAACGCGAGAAACGTCTTGAACGTCGCGGGAGGCGCGTAGAGCATCGCGACGGTGTCGAGATTGAGGACACCGGGCACGAGGGGGCGAAGCGGCGGGCGATCCATGAGCGCCCCGAAGTCGAGCAATTGCTCTGCGAGCGGGGGGCGATCGTTGCCCTCGTCCTTGAGTTCCTGCCGGATCAGCGCCTCACGCCGCAGATAGGCCTTCCGCTCCTCGTACTCGAGCGCCTCCATGAGCTTGTTGGGCGGGGTCAGAGTCGTGATCTGACGTTGGAGCGCACCGAGCCGGTAGCCCCGCTTTGCCGCGCGTTTGGCGTCACGGAGTTGGTCGCCATCCGTCGCCGGAGATGCGCTCACGATGCGTCGGCAAACTTCGCGCCCCTCGATGTACTCGCTCGGAACGCGCATAGCCGCCGCTTTCGCCGCCGCCTCAATGCGTAGGGGGTCGGCGGTGTCTCGGATTCCGTCGAGGATCGCGAGGAACTCTGCTTCCACGTCCGAACGCGGGCGCGGGACGAGCGTCATGCGCGACCCTCGCGGAGGAGGATCTCGGCGAGGGTGGCCTCGGCCGCTTCACGCTCGCGCTGGTGCTGATCGGCGCGGCGGCGGTCCATTGTCTCCGCCGCCGAGAGACGGGCGATCTCCGCCTCATAGTAGGCGACACGCTCGTCTGTGCTCGTGAGAGCCGTCGGGAGCTTGCTCGCGGCGCGCTGGGCGGTCTCCGCGGTGACGGCCTGCGCATAGCGGAACGCGATCCGGCGCCGCTCTGTGCTCGTCGCCTTCGCCGGGATCACGCCTGCCGCATCGGCTGCGGCGAGCCAGTGGGCCTCAACGTCGGGGTCGGTGAATCGGTCGGGCTTGCGACCGAGCTCCTCGCGTACGGTTGGCGGCAGACCAGCGGCGACGCGAGCGGCGCGATGCGCGGCCCAGCGGGACTCCATGCCGCGCCGCCCCTGCTCGGCGCGAGCGCGTCGCTCCTGCTCGTTCATCGGACAGCCGTCGAAGGCTTGAGAAGGAGCGCGAGACGAGCACGAGCCGCGTCAGACAATGGCGGGGCCTGCGCAGCGATCGCTTGCGCGACGCCAACACGCGATTTCGACGTCTCTTCGTCCGTCTTGTCAGCCACAGCTGGTCCTTTCGACCACTGCGCGGTGCGTCGGGGGCGATCCCCTAGCGCCGTTCGATTAGCTGACCTCATCACTATGACACATGCGATAGGGGTTGTCTAGAAGTGCCGCTGACCTGGTATTTAGTGAGTAGCGAAATAGCGCTAGGCTCGCGCCATGTTCAACGATGGCGACACCCTACGGACCCCCGACGGCCAGAGCGGGCGCATCGCGTCACCGCAGACGGGGCAGCGCGCCGAGCTCTTCGGATTTGGTGGACAAGCACCGTCGGCGCGCGTCTACACGGTGATCCTCGCGAGCGGCAAAGTCGAGCGTTGGACAGAGGAGGCGCTGTCGAAGGTGACGGAAGCTGAGGCGGGGTGATCCCGCGAACACCCCGGCGCCCCTACCGTCGACTTTCAACCCAGCTTCCTACGTCTTGGTCCAGGTCCCAGGCCCCTTATAGGGGGGCCTGTCCGGGATGGACGGTTGGGACAATCGAGACGATCTGGACGAACCCTCGATCTGCCGCGTAAATACGCGGTTCTCATCCGTCGCATGTCGATCGAGACGATCGGGACGAGGGTTTCGCGCGGCGTTGTGTCCAGGTCGCAAATCTGGACGAACTTCGCACCGAGACGCCGTCCGTCGCCTATGTCTCGCGCACGACGCAAATTGTGGCGACCCCGCCGCGTCTCGTCGCAATCTCGGCCGAGAGCGCGAGCTAAAGTCGGCCGTCGCCAGCCACTTAGTTAGATCGGTCGGGTACGCCGGATAAGCAACCGCGCCCGCTGTCGCTATTGGAGCGGACCCCGAAGGGCCTCAAGTCCGAACGCGGCAAAGATGCGGACCTCTCCACCGTCGAGGAGGACGGGGTAGGCAATGACGATTCGGCTTCGACCTGTCGGCCCCGGGTAGCGGTACTCGAGACGTCCCGAACCGCTGCCGTACGCCTCGAGAACCGTGCCGATCTGGCCGTCGTGGGTGCTGACTGTGTCGCCGGGGCTGAGCTCCATGTCGCCAGCGTAGGCGGCATCCGAAGCCGCTGCCGAGGTCGTCGCTATGCTCGCGACATGACTACGCGGATGACGGTCGCTCTCTCGGTGCTCACGCTCGGCCTCGCTATAGCCGCGCTCGCCGGACTGCCGGCCCTCATCGAGAATCGGGAGGTCGGCGACGTCGTCGTGATCGTCGGTTTTGCCGTGGCGATCGTTGGCGTTCTCCTCGTCATTCTCGCTGTACCCGGACAACGCCGAGAGACCGGAAAGCTCAAGTCAAACGACGCGATCGAGCTCGCGAAGCTCGGGGCCGAACGTCGTCGCCTCGCCAGCACCGCACGCCAGACAGAGCGTGCGATTGATGAAGTCGGCTGGGGTGATGCCGCCCCGGAGGGCATGAGGTTGAAGACCGCGCTCATCGAGCTAGAGGCGGCGTTGGAGGTGAACGCGGCGGAATTCAGGCGTTACGGGATCGAGGATCCTGACGAAAGAGCGACGTTGGGCGAACAGGCTCGGCAAGCTGGCGGCAAGAAACGCCGCTCCGCCCGTCGGCGCGTCTACGGGTCTAATGCCAGATGAAGTCAACAGTCTTGGCCATCGCCTCGTCGCTCATGTTGCGACGGTTGCCCTGACCGACGCTGTGCACGACGACAACCGCTAGAGCCTCGAGGATGGCCCGCTTTCGCCCCAACGTGAGCGCGTCCCAGGTCGCGGCGACGTCCGCGGCGCCGACGACGTCGGACAGCGCGTCGATATCAGCTCCCGACCGAAGCTTCTCATCGAGCTCTGCGATGCGCGCGTTCGCCCGCTTCGTCAGTCGCACGCGCTCGGCGCGGTCGATCAAGCCATCCATCTCATCGTCGCCCGCTTGCCTGATCGTGGTCGTCAGTCGCTCCCGCTCGGCGCGAAGCGCATCGGCGTCGCCCCTCTCGCGATCGTTGAGGAGGTCGACCGCGTCGGGTCGAGCGAGCCGCGCGACGATGACCCGCTCGACGAAGCTATCGAGCGGGTCACCCCGTCGCATGAAGTGCGCCATTGAGGCGCAGCGGTAGCTATGTACGCCCTTCTCGCCGCCTCCTGCGCGGATGGGCGTTCGACATACACCGCACACCGCCAGGCCCGACAGGAACCATCGTCGCGAGGGACCGGGCGACGTTTTGCGCTCCGGGTGCTCGAGGCGAGCCTTCGCCGCCTCCCACTCCTCGACGGTCACGATCGGCTTCCAGCGCCCCGGCGTCGTCGTGCCCCGCGTGAGGGCGCGCTGGTCGTACTTCTCCGCCGCCTCAAGCGGCATCCGCGCGCAGTAGTAGGGCGACATCAGCATCCGCCGCAGCGTAGTCGGTGTGAACGGCACGCCCTCGGGGTGGCTCTTTGTCGGGACGGTCCGGCGCCCGCGCTGATTCAGGTCGCGGGCGATCGACCCGAGCGGCACGCCGGCCAGAAAGGCGCTGTAGACCTCACGGACGTCAGCCGCCCGGTCGTTGTCGCGCTCGGACGGCGTTCCTGGCTCGCCCTTCGGCCCGTCCAGGACATAGGCGTCTCCGTCGCCCCTGTCCTTCGTCGGGACCCACCGATAGCCGTAGGGCACACGACCCGAGGTCGGGATACCTCCGTTCTCACGGGCGCGTCGCGCGTTGTTCGCGTTGACGCGGCGCTCGGCCTTGATCTCGACCTCGGCGCGGGCGACAGAGGTCAGGAGGTTCGCCATGAGTCGCCCGTTCACCGTCGTGAGGTCGATGTTCTCGTCGATGGTCACCACGGCGACGCGCGCCGCGGAGAACGCCTCAAGAGCCGAGAGCGAGCGCCCCAGGCGGTCGAGCTTGCGCACGATGAGCACGTCGAAGCGACCGGCGCGCGCGTCGTCGAGCATCCGGGAGAACGACGTGCCGGCCTCACGCGCCTTGTATCCGCTGACGTTGTTATCGCTGTAGACCTCGACCACGTCGAAGCCTTTCGCGGACGCGAGATCGCGACAACGCGCGATCTGATCGGCGAGGAGTTCATCGGCAGCGACGGACTGCCGCGCGTAAATGGCGGCACGCGTTTCTGGCTTCGTGGTCACGAGGTTAAGTCTGCCCCAACACGACAATTGTCGCCGCAGTGGCCTTCGCGGGTTTGCTCGTGGTCATCATGCGAAGCGACGAGGTCCGCGGCATCCTGACCGACCTCGTTCGTCGTGCCTTGACCGTCCAGTGAGACCGGCATACCTGGACGAGCGCGGGTCGGTCACGGCGGAGTTCGCCGTGGCCGTGCCGGCGGTCGTGATCGTGCTCGCCCTCGGGGTGGGCGTGCTGGGGTCGGCGGCCACCGCCGTCCGGCTCCAGCACGTGTCGAGCGAATCGGCCCGGCTCCTCGGGCGCGGGGACGAGTCACGGGCGCACACGGCCCTCGCGGAGATCGGCGGATCGATGTCGGTCTCCCGTCGTGACGGTCTCGTGTGCGTCGATACGTCGGCGCCTGTGGCACTCAGCCTGCCCCTGCCTCCCGTGACCGCGCGGGCGTGCGCTCTCGACGGAGGTGAGTGATGGCCGGGACGATCTCCGTCGTCGGCATCACCGCCGTCGCCGTCGCCGTCACTCTGGCGCTCGCCGCCGCGTGCGGTGCTGCCGTGCAGGCTCAGAAGCTGGCGGGAACCGCGGATGCCGCCGCCCTCGCGGCTGCCGATACCGCCAGTGGTGCTGTCGAGGGAGTCCCGTGCGAGGCGGCGGCGAACGTCGCCGAGGCGGGCGGCGCGACCCTGACCGACTGCGTGCTCGACGGCCTCGTCGCCACGGTCACCGTCGGCACGGCGTACGGTGGGATTCCGTTCGATGCACACTCGCGGGCCGGTCCTCCCGAAACGACCGCCCGAGCGATCCCCGGGAACCCCACCAGGAATGCGTGTGTATGGTGTGCAGCGAAGAAAGGACCCCAGTGGCAAACGGCAAGAAGCTCGTCATCGTCGAGTCCCCGACCAAGATGAAGTCGATTCAGGGATACCTCGGTGACGACTATGAGGTCCTCAGCTCGGTGGGACACATCCGCGACCTCGCGTCGAAGAAGGAGATCCCGGCCGAGAAGAAGGCGGCCTACGGAAAGTACTCG includes these proteins:
- a CDS encoding AAA family ATPase, with the translated sequence MTLVPRPRSDVEAEFLAILDGIRDTADPLRIEAAAKAAAMRVPSEYIEGREVCRRIVSASPATDGDQLRDAKRAAKRGYRLGALQRQITTLTPPNKLMEALEYEERKAYLRREALIRQELKDEGNDRPPLAEQLLDFGALMDRPPLRPLVPGVLNLDTVAMLYAPPATFKTFLALWMAACVALGHSWAGRPVDPGPVLYVAAEGVAGMQKRIAALAWRFNKGKPIPDFFIYPAPINLTSDGDVEELVELVAERGFRFVILDTLVKVAGGAEENDATAMTRVTSAAERIKRAGDGNTTVLLVHHSGKSGDYRGSSALEGNVDTMLKLEGEAGMLTLSAIKQKDGAEGEITRLRAKPVEEHDTLILEAIAPGDGEPSGIQAARIEEALAHFRRAYGDDGVTRTEFVNDLVEWGVAGGRSTAQTYVGDLISSRRLSSSIKGRSTWLSMPRQIKTYPITTEEKTA
- a CDS encoding recombinase family protein: MTTKPETRAAIYARQSVAADELLADQIARCRDLASAKGFDVVEVYSDNNVSGYKAREAGTSFSRMLDDARAGRFDVLIVRKLDRLGRSLSALEAFSAARVAVVTIDENIDLTTVNGRLMANLLTSVARAEVEIKAERRVNANNARRARENGGIPTSGRVPYGYRWVPTKDRGDGDAYVLDGPKGEPGTPSERDNDRAADVREVYSAFLAGVPLGSIARDLNQRGRRTVPTKSHPEGVPFTPTTLRRMLMSPYYCARMPLEAAEKYDQRALTRGTTTPGRWKPIVTVEEWEAAKARLEHPERKTSPGPSRRWFLSGLAVCGVCRTPIRAGGGEKGVHSYRCASMAHFMRRGDPLDSFVERVIVARLARPDAVDLLNDRERGDADALRAERERLTTTIRQAGDDEMDGLIDRAERVRLTKRANARIAELDEKLRSGADIDALSDVVGAADVAATWDALTLGRKRAILEALAVVVVHSVGQGNRRNMSDEAMAKTVDFIWH
- a CDS encoding TadE family type IV pilus minor pilin; this translates as MRPAYLDERGSVTAEFAVAVPAVVIVLALGVGVLGSAATAVRLQHVSSESARLLGRGDESRAHTALAEIGGSMSVSRRDGLVCVDTSAPVALSLPLPPVTARACALDGGE
- a CDS encoding flp pilus-assembly TadE/G-like family protein produces the protein MAGTISVVGITAVAVAVTLALAAACGAAVQAQKLAGTADAAALAAADTASGAVEGVPCEAAANVAEAGGATLTDCVLDGLVATVTVGTAYGGIPFDAHSRAGPPETTARAIPGNPTRNACVWCAAKKGPQWQTARSSSSSSPRPR